A part of Pantoea vagans genomic DNA contains:
- the bolA gene encoding transcriptional regulator BolA, giving the protein MIREQIEEKLRVAFQPAHLEVHDESYRHNVPAGSESHFKVVIVSDCFAGQRFLARHRLIYSELAAELAGSVHALALHTYTLKEWEGLQDTVLASPNCRGAGSLA; this is encoded by the coding sequence ATGATCCGCGAACAAATAGAAGAAAAGCTGCGTGTGGCGTTTCAGCCAGCTCATCTGGAAGTGCATGACGAAAGTTACCGGCACAACGTGCCTGCCGGATCGGAAAGTCACTTCAAAGTGGTTATTGTCAGCGACTGCTTTGCAGGCCAGCGCTTCCTGGCGCGTCATCGTCTGATTTATAGTGAACTGGCGGCTGAATTAGCGGGTAGTGTCCATGCCTTAGCCCTGCATACTTACACCCTGAAAGAGTGGGAAGGGTTGCAGGATACCGTACTGGCTTCGCCTAACTGTCGTGGTGCCGGAAGTCTCGCCTGA